Proteins found in one Flavobacteriales bacterium genomic segment:
- a CDS encoding gliding motility-associated C-terminal domain-containing protein, with the protein MTPSKLHFIIWSVSLLISFNLKAQYDTNYMLNPNLEDYFFQDCNNPPPSWSLDSIDWVFNHTGLVRYGNCNNYGDSNGWITPYSGSGALGMEGSNRYPTTWISTLRTGGIWIAIDRKLTIGIPTKFSFAMMIDSVAKQNGTYTSDTSYRHCFDVALDFFDVTIFATGIDGEYLICDTPDVLLDGDSVPFGGYQVFEFTYIPQDSLFRAFFTIQANDESFTNSCDSAFLYYNVDSFWLSQHCEHPNSDFNLPADTIFCLHDSVFFENTTPNYPTDFIWKINGTPVSTNKHLTHAFDTPGIYDVFMSSTNPCESDTIIKTIVVENFQSPLGFINGQYLCPDDTLSFTPYNTSGGNLSYQWSNGDTSNTTSYSEFGTEYLIISNHCGKDSIPFELMVPLYIQEYELGNDTILCHGDQLFLSTGHQGTFPHLWNDGHTGVSRYVDSPGVYIVEVIQYYCITYDTINVGFYPKPFYQLDASSSDTIICEGEQISFKMPFQDSVVYQWNDGTIGYSNSFNQEGLIILNTTRNNCTFSDSIYLQVNPLATVELGEDTNLCQGDTLFLNVSLKHASYLWNDGSTDSVLVVTESGKYFVQVSTEPCGIAYDTIDVTFHPVPFFEFEESIIEICPQETLEIGIPTSDLYQFQWNTGENQSEISISKSGTYILTVSNDFCSYSDSIVISQSNSLIFPFPKDSIKVCNGEVFILNLVNYNFSFTDSFQWDDGSKDSFLLIEEPQWKSIEIWNSCERIKDSVYFNFRSCDLSAQIPNVFTPNDDLKNDLFFIDFENPDIQIIKSSFYNRWGSLIYETNDQKALWDGRDFSGSLMNDGSYYFIIEYINQIE; encoded by the coding sequence ATGACACCATCAAAGCTCCATTTTATTATTTGGTCTGTAAGTCTTCTCATCTCTTTTAATCTGAAGGCTCAATATGACACAAATTACATGTTAAATCCAAATCTAGAAGATTATTTTTTTCAAGACTGCAATAATCCTCCCCCTTCTTGGAGTTTAGATAGTATAGATTGGGTTTTTAATCACACAGGACTTGTTCGATATGGAAACTGTAACAATTATGGAGACTCCAATGGGTGGATTACACCATACTCTGGAAGCGGGGCTTTAGGTATGGAAGGCTCTAATAGATATCCAACTACATGGATTAGCACATTAAGAACAGGGGGAATTTGGATAGCAATTGACAGGAAATTAACTATTGGAATCCCAACAAAATTTAGTTTTGCCATGATGATTGATTCCGTTGCAAAGCAAAACGGTACATACACCTCTGACACTTCTTATCGTCATTGTTTTGATGTCGCTCTAGACTTTTTTGACGTAACGATTTTTGCCACAGGAATTGATGGTGAATATTTGATTTGTGACACTCCTGATGTACTACTTGACGGAGATAGTGTCCCATTTGGAGGATACCAAGTTTTTGAGTTCACCTATATACCTCAAGACTCTCTGTTTAGAGCTTTCTTTACAATTCAAGCGAATGATGAGTCTTTCACAAACTCCTGTGACAGTGCCTTTCTATACTATAATGTTGATAGCTTTTGGCTCTCACAACATTGTGAACATCCAAATTCAGATTTTAATCTTCCAGCTGATACTATTTTTTGTCTCCATGATAGTGTTTTCTTTGAAAATACAACACCGAACTATCCAACAGATTTTATCTGGAAAATCAATGGAACACCAGTATCGACAAACAAACACTTAACCCATGCATTTGATACTCCAGGTATTTATGATGTATTTATGTCGTCAACCAACCCTTGTGAATCAGATACAATTATTAAAACGATTGTTGTTGAGAACTTTCAAAGTCCTTTAGGCTTTATAAACGGTCAATATCTATGTCCAGACGATACCTTATCATTCACTCCTTATAATACCTCTGGTGGTAACCTATCATACCAGTGGTCAAATGGTGATACTTCTAATACTACCTCATACTCTGAATTCGGAACAGAGTACCTAATTATTTCCAATCACTGCGGAAAAGATAGTATTCCTTTTGAACTTATGGTGCCTCTGTATATTCAAGAATATGAATTAGGAAATGATACGATACTGTGCCACGGTGATCAATTATTTCTCTCTACTGGGCATCAAGGTACTTTTCCTCACCTATGGAACGATGGTCATACAGGGGTTTCAAGATATGTGGATTCACCAGGAGTGTATATTGTTGAAGTGATTCAATATTATTGTATTACTTATGATACAATTAATGTAGGATTCTACCCAAAACCCTTTTATCAATTAGATGCTTCATCGTCTGACACCATTATCTGTGAAGGCGAACAAATTAGTTTTAAAATGCCTTTTCAGGATAGTGTGGTATATCAATGGAATGATGGGACGATTGGATATTCAAATTCTTTCAACCAAGAAGGGCTTATTATTCTAAATACTACTAGAAACAATTGCACATTTTCTGATAGTATTTATTTGCAAGTCAATCCTCTTGCTACTGTAGAATTAGGAGAAGACACCAATCTTTGTCAAGGTGATACTTTATTTTTAAATGTGAGTTTGAAACATGCCTCTTATCTATGGAATGATGGATCTACAGATAGTGTTCTTGTGGTTACAGAATCGGGAAAGTATTTTGTTCAGGTATCAACAGAACCTTGTGGAATTGCTTATGACACTATTGACGTTACCTTTCATCCTGTTCCTTTTTTTGAATTTGAAGAATCAATTATTGAAATTTGTCCACAGGAAACGTTGGAAATTGGAATCCCCACTTCAGACTTATATCAATTCCAATGGAATACAGGTGAAAATCAAAGTGAAATTTCTATTTCAAAATCTGGAACATATATTTTAACTGTCTCTAATGATTTTTGCTCCTATTCAGATTCAATTGTTATAAGCCAATCTAATAGCCTTATATTCCCATTTCCAAAAGATAGTATTAAAGTATGCAATGGAGAGGTCTTTATCCTAAATCTTGTAAATTACAATTTCAGCTTTACAGATTCTTTTCAATGGGATGATGGAAGTAAAGACAGCTTCTTACTCATTGAGGAGCCACAGTGGAAATCTATAGAAATTTGGAATAGCTGTGAGAGAATCAAAGATAGTGTGTATTTCAATTTTCGATCTTGCGATCTTTCTGCACAAATTCCAAATGTATTTACTCCAAATGACGACTTAAAAAATGATTTGTTTTTCATTGATTTTGAAAATCCAGATATTCAAATCATAAAATCTTCTTTTTACAACCGATGGGGTAGTTTAATCTATGAAACAAATGACCAAAAAGCTCTTTGGGATGGTCGCGATTTTTCGGGATCATTGATGAATGATGGTTCCTATTATTTTATTATTGAATATATAAACCAAATTGAAG